One Panicum virgatum strain AP13 chromosome 3N, P.virgatum_v5, whole genome shotgun sequence DNA segment encodes these proteins:
- the LOC120667982 gene encoding uncharacterized protein LOC120667982 yields the protein MLATYTRWTHHGEPADAVVDEGIHQEVEGHVHDFGIHVDVDDDVNDDDHGVPEMKGELYAAANADGEKPSFGCVLEDAKKLLSLGSRHSKFSFMVRMLYMKSRYRISNTGFTAMMKLMSDGYPSSELPKSYDEAKKYLKELGLAYENIHVCKNNCMLFRKKNAELNVCLVCKESRWKDESGTKRVPHKVLRHFPLLPRLKRIYASKHTSEETQWHKKVRKPVENVMSHPTDGEAWKAFDRREPSFAEDPRNLRLALATDGFNLFGNMSTQYGPKSPGKDFDLFLEPLIEELLDLWKGVKTYDACTGKKFDLRAAVLWCIHDYPALGTLSERITKGLAFDGKREKKGAIGKFTMDEVEQKLEKVKDVRPGKQPDITGNKRKRSDGPKIYSRKAGLWRLPYWKHLKLPHNLDRIIPAALRGLVRKDVYEAIAELGTFFRELCSRNLRIDVVKRLKGEIPLILCKLEKIFPPAFFDVMVHLCVHLPDEALLRGPVQYGWMYPIERRLGTLKNFVRNRAKPEGSIVEAYMASDTLTFCSRYMEDVDTRFNQDDDTGTEMPLDNDISVFKHGATLDGASRTQYIDDSVMNKLVWYVLHNADESEEYLEDELLQQGARPNDVDRMVEQGFAKWFRSHIENKRSDNPGLVSEGLWALACGPVK from the exons ATGTTAGCTACATACACCAGGTGGACTCATCATGGGGAGCCGGCAGATGCTGTAGTTGATGAGGGAATACATCAGGAGGTCGAAGGACATGTTCATGACTTTGGCATACATGTGGATGTGGACGATGATGTTAACGATGATGATCATGGAGTACCAGAGATGAAAGGTGAACTGTATGCAGCGGCAAATGCTGATGGAGAAAAGCCAAGTTTTGGATGTGTTCTTGAAGATGCGAAGAAGTTGCTTAGCCTGGGTTCTAGGcattcaaaattttcttttatgGTCAGGATGTTGTATATGAAGTCTCGTTATCGAATCAGCAATACAGGATTTACCGCAATGATGAAACTGATGTCAGATGGATACCCTAGTAGTGAGTTGCCAAAATCATATGATGAGGCCAAGAAATATCTTAAAGAATTGGGTCTTGCATACGAGAACATCCATGTGTGCAAGAACAATTGTATGTTGTTCCGGAAGAAAAATGCTGAATTGAATGTGTGCCTAGTATGCAAGGAGTCTAGATGGAAAGATGAATCTGGGACGAAGCGGGTTCCACATAAGGTTTTGAGGCATTTCCCACTCTTGCCTAGGTTGAAAAGAATTTATGCTTCAAAACACACTTCTGAGGAAACACAATGGCACAAGAAAGTGAGGAAGCCAGTTGAAAATGTGATGAGCCATCCAACTGATGGGGAAGCATGGAAGGCATTCGACAGGAGGGAACCGTCTTTTGCAGAAGATCCGAGGAACCTGAGGCTTGCCTTAGCTACCGATGGATTCAATCTATTTGGCAACATGAGTACCCAGTACG GTCCAAAATCTCCAGGAAAGGATTTTGATTTGTTCCTCGAGCCCCTAATCGAAGAACTGCTCGATTTATGGAAGGGTGTCAAGACCTACGATGCATGTACTGGGAAGAAGTTCGACCTTCGTGCCGCTGTGCTGTGGTGTATACATGATTATCCAGCGCTAGGCACATTATCTGAGCGAATAACGAAAGG CTTGGCTTTCGATGGTAAGCGTGAAAAGAAAGGTGCAATTGGCAAGTTTACTATGGATGAGGTCGAACAGAAGCTAGAGAAGGTGAAAGATGTCAGGCCAGGGAAGCAGCCTGACATTACTGGAAATAAAAGGAAGCGCAGTGACGGTCCAAAGATATATAGCCGTAAAGCTGGGTTGTGGAGATTGCCATATTGGAAACATTTGAAGCTTCCACATAATCTCGAT AGAATCATACCTGCTGCCCTTAGAGGATTGGTAAGGAAGGATGTATATGAAGCAATTGCAGAGTTGGGGACCTTCTTCAGGGAATTATGCAGTAGAAATCTAAGGATAGATGTTGTCAAACGACTAAAAGGAGAAATTCCATTGATCCTTTGCAAGCTTGAGAAAATCTTTCCTCCTGCCTTCTTTGATGTAATGGTGCACTTGTGTGTCCATCTTCCCGATGAGGCACTTCTTAGAGGACCTGTTCAGTATGGATGGATGTACCCAATAGAAAGGCGACTTGGCACTTTGAAGAATTTTGTGAGGAACAGGGCTAAGCCGGAAGGATCAATTGTTGAGGCATATATGGCAAGTGACACCTTGACCTTTTGTTCTAGGTACATGGAGGATGTTGATACTAGATTTAACCAGGATGATGATACTGGTACAGAGATGCCATTGGATAATGACATATCTGTTTTTAAGCATGGTGCTACGCTTGATGGAGCTAGTAGGACCCAGTACATTGATGATTCTGTCATGAATAAGTTAGTTTGGTATGTGCTACATAATGCTGATGAATCAGAGGAATATTTGGA GGATGAACTACTGCAGCAAGGTGCACGTCCAAATGATGTTGATCGAATGGTTGAACAAGGATTTGCAAAGTGGTTTAGGTCCCAT ATTGAGAACAAGCGCAGTGACAATCCAGGATTGGTTAGTGAAGGACTGTGGGCACTAGCATGTGGCCCAGTGAAGTGA